The genomic window AAGATTGCATTTTCTCTTGTCACTCTATTGTTACTATCGCCAATTTTTGCCGCAACTGCTAACGCAGCAGAACCTACAGAAGATGTAGTAGGTATCGCCCTCAGTAACCCTGATTTCAGTATCCTTGTCTCAGCCCTCCAAAAAGCAGAACTTGTTGACACCCTTAAAGGAGACGGCCCCTTCACTGTATTTGCACCAACTAATGCTGCATTCGAAAAATTATTAATGGAATTAGATATTACGGCAGACGAATTATTAGCACAACCTGATTTAGCAAAAGTTCTTACTTACCATGTAGTTTCTGGAAAAGTACTTGCTGGTGATTTAACTGATGGAATGACAGCACCAACAGTAAATGGTGAAGAATTAACATTTGATCTTTCAGCAGATCCAATGGTTAACAAATCTATGATTACTACAACAGATATCGAAGCAACAAATGGTGTCGTTCACGTTATTGATACGGTCTTAGTACCTTCAAACTTTGCATTACAAGAAGTTGCAATGGAAGAAGAGACGGTCGCAAAAACAGGCATTGAAAGCAACACAGCACTTCTTGTAGCTATGCTAGTTACAGCTAGTGCAATTGGCTTCGTAGTTTTCAAAAAGAAACAAGCATAAGTTAATTAT from Carnobacterium iners includes these protein-coding regions:
- a CDS encoding fasciclin domain-containing protein gives rise to the protein MNKISKIAFSLVTLLLLSPIFAATANAAEPTEDVVGIALSNPDFSILVSALQKAELVDTLKGDGPFTVFAPTNAAFEKLLMELDITADELLAQPDLAKVLTYHVVSGKVLAGDLTDGMTAPTVNGEELTFDLSADPMVNKSMITTTDIEATNGVVHVIDTVLVPSNFALQEVAMEEETVAKTGIESNTALLVAMLVTASAIGFVVFKKKQA